Proteins encoded in a region of the Triticum dicoccoides isolate Atlit2015 ecotype Zavitan chromosome 3A, WEW_v2.0, whole genome shotgun sequence genome:
- the LOC119269782 gene encoding transcription initiation factor TFIID subunit 9-like yields MGLGEGEYEPRVVHQFLDLAYGYVGDVLGDAQVYADHAAKPQLDADDVRLAIQAKVNFSFSQPPPREVLLELAHSRNKIPLPKSIAPPGSIPLPPEQDTLLSENYQLLPALKPPAQTEEAEDDNEGADAIPANPSPNYSQDQRGSEQHQSQSQSQRVSFQLNAVAAAAAKRPLVTIDQLNMG; encoded by the exons ATGGGGCTCGGCGAGGGCGAGTACGAGCCGCGCGTCGTGCACCAGTTCCTGGACTTGGCCTACGGCTACGTCGGGGACGTGCTCGGCGACGCGCAGGTCTACGCCGACCACGCCGCCAAGCCCCAGCTCGAcgccgacgatgtccgcctcgccaTCCAGGCCAAGGTCAACTTCTCCTTCTCCCAGCCGCCGCCCCGCGAG GTTCTACTCGAGTTGGCACACAGCCGGAACAAGATCCCGCTGCCCAAGTCTATCGCTCCACCTGGCTCGATTCCTCTGCCACCTGAGCAGGACACTTTGTTGAGTGAAAACTACCAGCTCCTACCCGCACTGAAGCCACCAGCTCAGACTGAAGAGGCAGAAGATGACAATGAGGGAGCCGACGCAATCCCTGCCAATCCTAGTCCAAACTATTCGCAGGATCAGAGGGGCAGCGAGCAACATCAGAGCCAGAGCCAGAGCCAGAGGGTTTCTTTCCAACTGAACGCGGTGGCTGCCGCGGCTGCAAAGCGCCCTCTAGTGACAATTGATCAGTTGAACATGGGCTAA